One window of Longimicrobium sp. genomic DNA carries:
- a CDS encoding biotin/lipoyl-containing protein: MAVEIRVPPLGESVVEATVGRWTKKEGDRVEKDEILVELETDKITVEVAAQAAGVIEKIVKAEGDTVSVNELLGSLSAADGATPADEAGQAAAPAGEKPRA, encoded by the coding sequence ATGGCCGTTGAAATCCGGGTGCCGCCTCTGGGCGAGTCCGTCGTAGAGGCGACGGTGGGCCGGTGGACCAAGAAGGAAGGGGATCGCGTCGAAAAGGACGAGATCCTGGTGGAGCTGGAGACTGACAAGATCACCGTCGAGGTGGCGGCGCAGGCGGCCGGCGTCATCGAGAAGATCGTGAAAGCCGAGGGCGATACGGTGAGCGTCAACGAGCTGCTTGGCTCGTTGTCTGCCGCCGACGGCGCTACCCCGGCCGACGAGGCGGGGCAGGCGGCGGCGCCGGCCGGCGAGAAGCCGCGGGCG